One window of Dermacentor albipictus isolate Rhodes 1998 colony chromosome 9, USDA_Dalb.pri_finalv2, whole genome shotgun sequence genomic DNA carries:
- the Noc2 gene encoding nucleolar complex protein 2 homolog → MAPTKEHKMRKKQLSEVSVEEFMAGGFFSDSEDDQAATAGKPNGKPASTDRLSAAKQKSPLKRKKQRSMGYDANLEASGEDDDKPVLKKPQKLKAKVAKTLTKVAKKDEPSGQKHDTFAASEESDSYSDADNNQSSEDESDVDIEKQKEIVRKLKDTDPDFYQYLEEHDKDLLDFYTAEGDEGEAEEEPDEVPKKKQLLKLEEIDRFERDLQTKPELRKIAEVVNCFKAAVLQAEGHDVGAESKKQTSTFKVEGQVIFNAVVKLCLSDLVPALHKVLRLPEPTVVQDESNSFDPTKSHSWKKASAVVKTYLMNVVKLITAVTEPQLVSVLLRHILFLVPYYVAFPQVAKALLKRLVQLWCEAEESVRVVAFVCLVRTIRGLPRNYHDIVLKHMYMSYVRNCKFTSPTTWPLINFMKRSLVEAYSGDEALAYQHAFLYIRQLAIHLRNAMTVRKKDTCKAVYNWQYIHCCLLWCHLLATVSPSKTLQPLIYPLVQTMIGTIQLIPAAKYVPLRFHLVRGLMQLSSSTGVFIPVMPHLLEACTVVNFGQKHSATSMRPLELSCMLRISPAQMKESGFRDAIIETFYELVLEYLSSVSHSVAFPELVLPALIYLKEFCKKCKVANYTKKVKQLIEKMEENYKFIENRRTSCNIALGDVQGLDNLEQRWKQEGTPWSRFYEQWSKLRSQRQETAVHGKVLTKLPESESDSDDGRPRRKKKAAKKKEDLKKKDILTSTDKEQKKESAVRREYSEIAVDDDTDIVQDMALSSTSEEEEASSDDDDFDESD, encoded by the coding sequence ATGGCTCCAACGAAAGAGCATAAAATGCGAAAGAAACAGCTCAGCGAGGTGAGCGTCGAAGAGTTCATGGCAGGAGGCTTTTTCTCGGACTCAGAAGATGACCAAGCCGCGACAGCAGGTAAACCTAACGGTAAGCCTGCTAGTACTGACCGGCTGTCAGCAGCGAAACAGAAAAGCCCGCTCAAACGGAAAAAACAGCGCTCTATGGGTTACGATGCAAACCTCGAAGCGAGTGGTGAGGACGATGACAAGCCGGtgctgaagaagccgcaaaagCTGAAGGCGAAGGTAGCCAAAACTTTAACGAAGGTGGCAAAAAAAGACGAACCATCGGGCCAGAAGCATGACACTTTTGCAGCATCCGAAGAATCGGATAGTTATTCTGACGCTGACAACAACCAGAGCAGCGAAGATGAGTCCGACGTGGACATTGAGAAGCAGAAGGAAATTGTCCGCAAGCTCAAGGATACCGACCCCGACTTCTACCAGTATCTGGAAGAACACGACAAGGACCTCCTCGACTTCTACACCGCCGAGGGGGACGAAGGCGAAGCGGAGGAAGAGCCCGACGAAGTGCCGAAAAAGAAGCAACTGCTCAAACTCGAGGAGATCGATCGGTTCGAGAGAGACTTGCAGACAAAACCCGAGCTGCGCAAGATCGCGGAAGTGGTCAACTGCTTTAAGGCAGCCGTCTTGCAAGCAGAGGGACACGACGTCGGCGCCGAGTCCAAGAAGCAGACTAGTACTTTCAAAGTCGAAGGGCAGGTCATATTCAACGCCGTCGTCAAGCTTTGCCTCAGTGATCTGGTTCCTGCTCTGCACAAAGTACTGCGCCTACCGGAGCCTACAGTGGTTCAGGACGAGTCGAACTCGTTTGACCCGACCAAAAGTCACAGCTGGAAGAAGGCTTCAGCTGTCGTAAAAACATACCTCATGAACGTTGTCAAGCTCATCACTGCGGTGACTGAGCCACAGCTTGTATCGGTGCTCCTAAGACACATCTTGTTTTTAGTTCCATACTACGTCGCCTTCCCACAAGTCGCCAAGGCACTTCTAAAGCGTCTTGTGCAACTTTGGTGCGAGGCGGAAGAAAGTGTGCGCGTTGTCGCTTTTGTCTGCCTTGTCCGCACGATCCGCGGCCTTCCGCGCAACTACCACGACATTGTACTGAAGCACATGTACATGTCTTACGTGCGGAACTGCAAGTTCACCTCGCCAACAACGTGGCCACTCATCAACTTCATGAAGCGTTCGCTTGTTGAGGCTTACTCTGGAGATGAAGCCCTGGCCTATCAGCATGCGTTTCTCTACATCAGGCAGCTTGCCATTCACCTCAGAAACGCTATGACAGTTCGGAAAAAGGATACCTGCAAGGCCGTCTACAACTGGCAGTACATCCACTGCTGCCTCCTCTGGTGCCACCTGCTGGCAACAGTGTCACCGAGCAAAACGCTTCAGCCTCTCATCTACCCACTGGTTCAAACCATGATCGGCACTATTCAGCTGATTCCAGCAGCGAAGTACGTTCCATTGAGGTTCCACTTGGTTCGTGGCCTCATGCAGCTGTCGTCCAGCACGGGCGTGTTCATCCCAGTCATGCCGCACCTTCTGGAAGCGTGCACAGTTGTCAACTTTGGTCAGAAGCACTCTGCGACATCAATGCGGCCTCTGGAGTTGAGCTGCATGTTACGCATCTCGCCGGCACAAATGAAAGAAAGTGGCTTCCGCGACGCCATCATCGAGACGTTTTATGAGCTTGTCCTGGAGTACCTGTCCAGTGTGTCTCATTCAGTGGCCTTTCCAGAGCTGGTTCTCCCAGCCTTGATCTACCTGAAGGAGTTTTGCAAGAAATGCAAGGTTGCAAACTACACAAAGAAAGTGAAACAGCTAATAGAGAAGATGGAAGAGAACTACAAATTCATTGAGAATCGCAGGACGAGCTGTAACATTGCGCTTGGTGATGTGCAAGGGCTTGATAACCTCGAGCAGAGATGGAAGCAGGAAGGGACGCCCTGGAGCAGGTTCTACGAGCAGTGGAGCAAGCTGCGAAGCCAGAGGCAGGAGACCGCCGTCCACGGGAAAGTGCTAACAAAGCTGCCAGAATCTGAGTCAGACTCCGATGATGGCAGGCCAAGACGGAAGAAGAAggcagcaaagaaaaaagaagacctcAAGAAGAAAGACATACTGACAAGCACAGACAAGGAGCAAAAGAAGGAAAGTGCTGTGAGAAGGGAGTATTCTGAAATAGCTGTTGATGATGACACTGACATTGTGCAGGACATGGCCCTGTCCTCAACATCTGAAGAGGAAGAAGCAAGCAGCGACGATGATGATTTTGACGAAAGTGATTAA
- the LOC135912597 gene encoding cytochrome b-c1 complex subunit 7-like encodes MSGYKALTSTNSWARFVFKTSKYYQYGLLKNDMYRDEPVTLEAVRRLPKKLQDERNYRMLRAIQCSITNTILPESQWTKFEDDVPYLEPYIAEIEKEEAEKKEWYRTH; translated from the coding sequence ATGTCCGGCTACAAGGCACTGACGAGCACCAACTCCTGGGCCCGTTTCGTGTTCAAGACGAGCAAGTACTATCAGTACGGCCTGCTGAAGAACGACATGTATCGCGACGAACCGGTGACGCTGGAAGCTGTGCGGCGGCTGCCGAAGAAGCTGCAGGACGAACGCAACTATCGCATGCTGCGGGCCATCCAGTGCAGCATCACGAACACTATCCTGCCGGAGAGTCAGTGGACCAAATTCGAGGATGACGTGCCCTATCTTGAGCCGTACATCGCCGAGATTGAGAAGGAAGAGGCTGAGAAGAAGGAGTGGTACAGGACCCACTGA